A single window of Eucalyptus grandis isolate ANBG69807.140 chromosome 1, ASM1654582v1, whole genome shotgun sequence DNA harbors:
- the LOC120290214 gene encoding uncharacterized protein LOC120290214 — protein sequence MAVSSTLYPWNKWNIRGFVLLSLLLQIILILFAPLRKKTKNNHIVFLLWLAYLIADSVVVFGIGLISHNEGSSCAHVAEVDRALRAFWASFLLLHLGGPDTITAFSLEDSSLWRRHLLNLTFQVERTLALNLSSLPRLRERVLSQDVALDDESIFDDEDIVAELDGYSHGEEEAKLPESIVVKHAYYFFQISKLFLTDLIFTYRQRYISRRYFRSVSAVDALRVISVKLHFIYEVLHTKALTIRSKWSYVFRFIAFIDVVMAFVFFNRLKKHQLPKLDVKITYLLLFGGIALDVIAVLMLVFSDWTVAKIQWHKTGSSKLNSFLYRLLSTADDLRKPRFAKCEAEPDNKVTYAVLDTPLLIRRWSESICACNLLSESLKKSPRKMYKHGWQWGNIAFSNICSFPFYMADKTISCFHQAVISIAGGCGLMTMDGKRSVIANMRYVSTNPFILKLWIFIFEELRRKSIYTLDPDWSPEIGWSERDWTTVNKNLWIYRHNELEIDDWGEVERTKEIYEARGNWFLRILQSEARLRSLNDCDTEGIHEATDNEFPQNNQNIRGRITMPSVTDVNYYESVILWHLATEIWYNREDPTPGNDERNDKREFSKILSDYMCYLLFNQPNLVYAVAGIAQIRLPDILRILRRDFRPNNVKGLCRRIFSYVPDLAYTGAEVKVGYLISGGAKLARELEEFGEGKWEVMSGVWVEMLSYAAGHIKGEAHAQVLSKGGELLTFVWLLMTHFGLFHRPEWAPYYILRMC from the exons ATGGCAGTTAGCTCCACTTTGTATCCATGGAACAAATGGAACATCCGAGGTTTCGTTCTATTAAGTCTCTTGCTTCAAATCATTCTCATTCTATTTGCACCCcttagaaagaaaacaaaaaacaatcatATCGTTTTCCTCTTGTGGTTAGCCTATTTGATAGCCGATTCAGTAGTTGTATTTGGGATCGGGCTTATCTCTCACAATGAAGGCAGTTCATGCGCTCATGTAGCTGAAGTAGATAGAGCACTTCGGGCATTTTGGGCCTCATTTCTCTTGTTACATCTCGGCGGTCCGGACACCATCACTGCATTTTCTCTCGAGGACAGTTCGCTTTGGCGACGGCACTTGCTCAATCTCACCTTCCAG GTGGAGAGGACACTAGCACTTAATCTCTCAAGCCTCCCAAGGCTTAGGGAACGGGTGCTCTCACAGGATGTGGCTCTTGATGATGAAAGTATCTTTGACGATGAAGATATCGTTGCCGAACTGGATGGATATTCTCatggtgaagaagaagcaaagcttCCCGAGAGCATTGTAGTGAAACATGCTTATTACTTCTTTCAAATCTCTAAACTCTTCCTCACAGATCTCATCTTCACATATAGACAACGTTATATAAGCAGAAGATATTTTCGCAGCGTGTCTGCGGTGGATGCGTTGAGGGTAATATCAGTCAAACTCCATTTCATTTATGAGGTGCTCCACACAAAAGCATTGACAATACGTTCCAAGTGGAGCTATGTTTTCCGCTTCATAGCCTTCATTGACGTTGTGATGGCTTTTGTCTTCTTCAATCGCTTGAAAAAGCATCAGCTCCCTAAACTCGATGTGAAAATTACGTATTtacttctttttggagggattGCTCTTGATGTGATCGCAGTGCTCATGCTCGTTTTCTCTGACTGGACTGTTGCCAAAATCCAGTGGCACAAAACAGGATCATCTAAACTAAATTCATTTCTCTACCGCCTACTATCCACTGCAGATGACCTACGGAAGCCCCGATTCGCCAAATGTGAAGCAGAGCCTGACAACAAGGTTACTTATGCGGTCTTAGATACTCCATTATTAATTCGAAGGTGGTCAGAATCTATTTGTGCTTGCAACCTTTTATCTGAGAGTTTAAAGAAGAGTCCGCGGAAGATGTATAAGCACGGCTGGCAATGGGGAAACATCGCCTTTTCTAATATCTGCAGCTTTCCATTTTATATGGCTGATAAAACCATCTCTTGTTTCCATCAAGCTGTTATTTCAATCGCTGGAGGCTGTGGTCTGATGACAATGGATGGAAAAAGATCGGTGATTGCGAATATGAGGTACGTCTCAACGAATCCAtttattttgaagttatggATTTTTATCTTTGAGGAGCTGAGACGTAAATCCATCTACACACTTGATCCGGATTGGAGTCCGGAGATCGGTTGGAGTGAGAGAGATTGGACGACGGTGAATAAAAATCTTTGGATTTACCGACATAATGAGCTGGAAATTGATGACTGGGGGGAGGTAGAAAGGACGAAGGAGATATATGAGGCTAGAGGTAATTGGTTTCTCAGGATTCTCCAGAGTGAGGCCCGTCTTCGTAGCCTCAATGATTGTGACACGGAGGGCATACACGAGGCTACAGATAATGAGTTTCCCCAGAATAACCAGAATATCCGTGGGAGGATAACTATGCCTAGTGTCACCGATGTTAATTACTACGAGAGTGTTATATTGTGGCACCTTGCTACCGAAATCTGGTATAACAGAGAGGATCCCACACCCGGAAATGAcgaaagaaatgataaaagGGAATTCAGCAAGATTCTCTCCGATTATATGTGTTATCTTTTATTTAATCAGCCTAATTTGGTGTATGCTGTGGCCGGCATTGCCCAAATTAGATTGCCAGATATATTGCGGATTCTACGGAGGGACTTCCGTCCCAACAATGTGAAGGGCTTATGCAGGAGAATTTTTTCATATGTCCCAGATCTCGCTTATACGGGCGCTGAAGTAAAGGTGGGTTACTTGATCTCCGGTGGGGCCAAATTGGCCAGAGAATTAGAAGAGTTCGGGGAAGGGAAGTGGGAGGTGATGAGCGGAGTGTGGGTGGAGATGCTGTCATATGCGGCAGGTCATATTAAGGGAGAGGCACATGCGCAGGTGCTGAGTAAAGGTGGAGAGCTTCTAACCTTTGTTTGGTTGTTAATGACTCATTTTGGTTTGTTTCACAGACCTGAATGGGCCCCGTATTATATTTTGCGAATGTGTTGA
- the LOC120292726 gene encoding uncharacterized protein LOC120292726, with translation MANWVTTFTIGLISHNQSKLSSGAPEVDMALRAFWTSFLLLHLGGPDNITALSLEDNTLWRRHLFNLTFQVGTAIHVFVQIIPNNKSLVFPTMLVFLAGVIKNVERILALNLSNLPRFKEWVLSQQESLDDTGNDSIVEFIDLLDGYSRGEEDAKLAESTVVKHAYYFFQISKVFLTDLIFTRRQRLISQEYFRAISAIDALRVISVELHFIYEVLHTKALVKRTKWSYIFRFVAFTNVVMALVLFNRLKEHQLPKLDVKITYILLFGGIALDVISVLMLVFSDWTVAGVKWYKLGSYNLDSFLHNLVSTAYDLWKPQFATCEVKPNDKATYVVLDTPLLFRRWSESMFACNLLSESLEESPRKMYKRDWHWGNVAFSNICNFALYTTEKVASCFHQAVDTITGSYGPRRMDGKRLMIANTEYVSTNPFIMRLWIFIFKEVRSKSEDTDRNDLTEDENAINTKKIYAAKGDLFLSTVLSKNNDLDFKFSLMGFSDYEDSIITWHIATEILYNIENPTTEKEEREFSKILSDYMLYLLLNQPNLVSAVAGIAQITLARTLWELQGYITASTKNVESLCKEIFERPAYTEPTKSLLDGGSFGPDV, from the coding sequence ATGGCAAATTGGGTAACTACATTTACGATCGGGCTCATCTCTCATAACCAAAGCAAATTGTCCTCTGGTGCACCTGAAGTAGATATGGCACTTCGAGCATTTTGGACCTCATTTCTCTTGTTACATCTTGGCGGTCCAGACAACATCACTGCCTTGTCTTTGGAGGATAATACGCTTTGGCGACGGCACCTGTTCAATCTCACCTTCCAAGTCGGTACTGCCATTCATGTCTTCGTGCAGATAATTCCCAATAACAAGTCGCTGGTGTTCCCAACAATGCTGGTTTTTCTTGCCGGGGTCATAAAAAATGTGGAGAGGATACTAGCACTTAATCTCTCGAACCTCCCAAGGTTTAAGGAATGGGTGCTCTCACAACAGGAGTCTCTTGACGATACAGGTAACGACTCTATTGTCGAATTCATTGATCTATTGGATGGATATTCTCGCGGTGAAGAAGATGCAAAGCTTGCCGAGAGCACTGTGGTGAAGCATGCTTACTACTTCTTTCAAATCTCTAAGGTTTTCCTCACAGATCTCATCTTCACACGTAGACAACGTCTAATAAGCCAAGAATATTTCCGTGCAATTTCTGCTATTGATGCTTTAAGGGTGATATCAGTTGAACTCCATTTCATTTATGAGGTGCTCCACACAAAAGCATTGGTAAAACGTACCAAGTGGAGCTACATTTTCCGCTTTGTAGCCTTCACTAATGTTGTGATGGCTTTGGTCCTGTTCAATCGCTTGAAGGAGCATCAGCTCCCTAAACTTGACGTGAAAATTACTTATATCCTTCTTTTCGGAGGAATTGCTCTTGATGTGATATCTGTGCTCATGCTCGTTTTCTCTGACTGGACTGTTGCTGGAGTCAAGTGGTACAAACTAGGATCGTACAACCTAGATTCATTTCTCCACAACTTGGTATCTACCGCGTATGACCTTTGGAAGCCTCAATTTGCCACATGTGAAGTAAAGCCTAACGACAAGGCTACTTATGTGGTCTTAGATACACCATTATTATTTCGAAGGTGGTCAGAATCCATGTTTGCTTGCAATCTTTTATCTGAGAGTTTGGAGGAGAGTCCAAGAAAGATGTATAAGCGCGATTGGCATTGGGGAAACGTCGCCTTTTCTAATATCTGCAATTTTGCACTTTATACGACTGAGAAGGTTGCCTCTTGTTTCCATCAAGCTGTTGATACAATCACTGGAAGCTATGGTCCAAGGAGAATGGATGGGAAAAGATTGATGATTGCGAACACAGAGTACGTGTCAACGAATCCATTTATTATGAGGTTATGGATCTTTATCTTTAAGGAGGTGAGGAGTAAATCCGAGGACACGGATAGAAATGATCTGACGGAGGATGAGAATGCAATTAATACAAAGAAGATATATGCGGCTAAAGGTGATCTATTTCTTAGTACTGTCCTGTCCAAGAACAATGACCTcgattttaaatttagtttgatGGGCTTTTCTGATTACGAGGACAGTATTATAACGTGGCATATTGCTACCGAAATCCTGTATAACATAGAGAACCCCACaaccgaaaaagaagaaagggaattCAGCAAGATCCTCTCTGACTACATGTTATATCTTTTACTTAATCAACCTAACTTGGTATCCGCCGTGGCGGGCATTGCCCAAATTACATTGGCGAGGACGTTGTGGGAGCTACAGGGCTACATCACTGCTTCCACCAAGAATGTGGAGAGCTTATGCAAGGAAATTTTCGAACGACCGGCCTACACTGAACCTACGAAATCGTTACTCGATGGGGGATCTTTTGGGCCCGACGTATAG